In the genome of Ensifer adhaerens, one region contains:
- a CDS encoding 3-hydroxyacyl-[acyl-carrier-protein] dehydratase codes for MSEDVKSQLATAEIQELMALLPHRYPFLLVDKIIEIDGDNSAIGIKNVTANEPQFMGHFPGEPIMPGVLLIEGMAQTAGAICARMQGAGPKLVYFMTIDNARFRKPVRPGDRVEYHVTKQKQRGNIWKFHCDAKVDGQLVAEADVGAMLHNKE; via the coding sequence ATGAGCGAAGATGTGAAGTCGCAGCTGGCAACGGCGGAAATTCAGGAACTGATGGCCCTGTTGCCGCACCGCTATCCATTTCTTCTCGTGGATAAGATCATCGAGATCGACGGCGACAATTCCGCAATTGGCATCAAGAACGTCACGGCTAACGAGCCGCAATTCATGGGGCACTTCCCCGGTGAGCCTATCATGCCGGGTGTCCTGCTCATCGAAGGCATGGCCCAAACGGCGGGCGCCATTTGCGCGCGCATGCAGGGTGCCGGCCCGAAGCTCGTTTACTTCATGACCATCGACAACGCCCGTTTCCGCAAGCCGGTGCGTCCAGGCGATCGCGTGGAATACCATGTGACCAAGCAGAAGCAGCGGGGCAACATCTGGAAGTTCCATTGCGACGCAAAGGTCGACGGCCAGCTCGTGGCTGAAGCTGATGTCGGCGCGATGCTGCATAACAAGGAATGA
- a CDS encoding acyl-[acyl-carrier-protein]--UDP-N-acetylglucosamine O-acyltransferase: protein MSKIADSAKIHSMSVVEPGAEIGEGVVIGPFCHVGPKVVLAANVELYSHAVVTGRTTIGEGTKIFQSAVIGGDSQSAKHSAVDTTLEVGRNCIIREGVTMNTGTVEHGGRTVVGDGCLFLAYSHVAHDCRVGSHVIMSNNVLLAGHVTVGDHAIIGGGAAVHQFTRIGRNAFIGGLSAVSYDVIPYGILNGNPGLLEGLNVVGMTRAGIDRAVIHRVRHAYKAIFEGEGSVRDKAAAIRGDYEDCPQVIDILDFIAAEADRALSTPARRRKG, encoded by the coding sequence ATGAGCAAGATTGCAGACAGCGCCAAAATTCACTCCATGTCGGTTGTCGAGCCCGGCGCCGAGATTGGTGAAGGCGTTGTCATCGGTCCGTTTTGTCATGTCGGGCCCAAGGTCGTGCTTGCTGCGAATGTCGAGCTTTACAGCCATGCCGTCGTCACGGGGCGAACGACAATCGGCGAGGGCACGAAGATTTTCCAATCGGCCGTGATTGGTGGCGACTCGCAAAGCGCCAAGCACAGTGCGGTGGACACGACTTTGGAAGTCGGACGCAACTGTATCATCCGCGAAGGCGTCACCATGAACACCGGAACGGTAGAACATGGTGGGCGAACCGTGGTTGGAGACGGGTGCCTCTTTCTTGCCTATTCGCACGTGGCGCATGATTGCCGGGTCGGCAGTCACGTCATCATGTCGAACAATGTTCTTCTGGCGGGCCATGTTACCGTCGGCGACCACGCCATCATCGGTGGCGGAGCAGCAGTGCACCAGTTCACGCGCATTGGACGAAACGCCTTTATCGGCGGCCTCTCTGCAGTTTCCTATGATGTCATTCCCTACGGCATTCTGAACGGTAACCCCGGCCTTCTCGAAGGCTTGAATGTCGTCGGCATGACCCGGGCCGGTATCGACCGCGCCGTCATCCATCGTGTGCGCCATGCTTACAAGGCAATTTTCGAGGGCGAAGGGTCGGTGCGCGACAAGGCCGCCGCGATTCGCGGCGACTACGAGGATTGTCCGCAGGTGATCGATATACTCGATTTCATAGCCGCCGAGGCCGACCGCGCGCTGTCCACGCCCGCCCGTCGTCGCAAGGGCTGA